One window of Oscillibacter hominis genomic DNA carries:
- the iadA gene encoding beta-aspartyl-peptidase, with the protein MLLIRSADVYAPEHIGVRDLLIAQGAILAIEKHIDLRCSALKAEEIDASGLIACPGLVDQHLHAIGGGGEAGPYSRTPEVQLSTVVSSGVTTLIGVLGTDGTSRHSESLLAKVRALETEGISAYMLTGSYELPVHTMTGDIRRDIILIDKVLGVGEIALSDHRSSQPTLSELKRLVTQARLGGMLSGKAGVVQFHMGVGEAGLSMLFRLLDETEIPARHLIPTHINRSARLMEEGMAFAKRGGYIDLTSGIRSCDGFEGCVGPAAAIRLCLEGGVPMNHVTMSSDGNGSMAVHDEEGRVQRLLVVPQSSLLEELRAAVTEHAVPLETALGVCTRNAAEANGLYPAKGALRPGSDADLLLLNPDLTLSTVVARGRVMLHQGRLLARGTFE; encoded by the coding sequence ATGCTCCTGATCCGTTCCGCAGACGTCTATGCGCCTGAGCACATCGGCGTCCGGGACCTGCTGATTGCCCAAGGCGCCATTTTGGCCATAGAGAAGCACATTGACCTCCGCTGCTCCGCCCTGAAGGCGGAGGAGATCGACGCCTCCGGGCTCATCGCCTGCCCCGGCCTGGTGGATCAGCACCTCCACGCCATCGGAGGCGGCGGGGAGGCAGGCCCCTACAGCCGCACCCCGGAGGTGCAGCTTTCCACCGTCGTGAGCTCCGGTGTCACCACGCTCATCGGCGTACTGGGCACCGACGGCACCTCCCGCCACAGCGAAAGCCTGCTGGCCAAGGTCCGGGCCCTGGAGACCGAGGGCATCAGCGCCTATATGCTCACCGGCTCCTACGAGCTGCCGGTACACACCATGACCGGCGACATCCGCCGGGACATCATCCTCATCGACAAGGTGTTAGGCGTGGGCGAGATTGCCCTATCGGATCACCGCAGCTCCCAGCCCACTCTCAGCGAGCTCAAGCGGCTGGTGACCCAGGCGCGCCTGGGCGGCATGCTCTCCGGCAAGGCCGGCGTGGTGCAGTTCCACATGGGCGTGGGCGAGGCGGGCCTGTCCATGCTCTTCCGCCTTCTGGATGAGACGGAGATCCCGGCCCGCCACCTGATCCCCACCCACATCAACCGCTCCGCCCGGCTGATGGAGGAGGGCATGGCCTTTGCCAAACGGGGCGGCTATATCGACCTGACCTCCGGTATCCGATCGTGCGACGGATTTGAAGGATGCGTCGGCCCTGCCGCGGCCATCCGGCTGTGCCTGGAAGGCGGCGTGCCCATGAACCATGTGACCATGAGCTCCGACGGCAACGGCTCCATGGCGGTCCACGACGAGGAGGGCCGTGTCCAGCGGCTGCTGGTGGTTCCCCAGTCCTCTTTGCTGGAGGAGCTGCGTGCCGCCGTCACGGAGCACGCCGTCCCTCTGGAGACGGCCCTTGGCGTGTGCACCCGGAATGCGGCTGAGGCCAATGGCCTGTACCCGGCCAAAGGCGCGCTGCGCCCCGGCTCCGACGCCGACCTTCTGCTGCTCAATCCCGATCTTACCCTCTCCACCGTGGTCGCCCGCGGGCGCGTTATGCTCCATCAAGGACGGCTTCTGGCCAGAGGCACATTTGAATAG
- the iadA gene encoding beta-aspartyl-peptidase yields MKLFQNADVYAPSHLGKKDILVEGGRIVRIADSITEYDNVPDVERFDLGGNRLVPGYIDLHVHVTGGGGEQGPASRTPEASIATLLDCGVTTVVGLLGTDGVSRSLENLLAKTRALTEKGLSCYMLTGSYGWPTTTLTGSVERDMVLIPEIIGAKIAVSDHRSSNPQGEDLIALATAVRRAGLLAPCCGLLTMHMGSGKGRLDPVFYALDHSDVPARTFLPTHMNFRGKELMDDGVRLVKMGGNMDFTAGGTMEENVTLAGHIRYCLEQGMPLSGLTVSSDGYGSQPRFNEKGECVGLTYSTPHGLHQLIQALVQEEVLPLEDALALVTANPARVLDKAGIKGAVAPGADADFVIYGQDFSVESVVAKGERAVWKGQHLIRGRFEV; encoded by the coding sequence TTGAAACTGTTCCAAAATGCCGATGTTTACGCGCCCTCTCACCTTGGAAAGAAAGACATTCTGGTGGAGGGCGGCCGCATCGTGCGCATCGCCGACTCCATCACCGAATATGACAATGTCCCGGATGTGGAGCGCTTTGACCTGGGCGGGAACCGATTGGTGCCCGGCTATATCGACCTCCACGTCCATGTGACCGGCGGCGGCGGTGAGCAGGGCCCGGCCTCCCGGACGCCGGAGGCCTCCATCGCCACCTTGCTGGACTGCGGCGTCACCACCGTGGTGGGCCTTTTGGGGACTGACGGCGTCTCCCGCAGTCTGGAAAACCTGTTGGCCAAGACCCGGGCATTGACCGAGAAAGGGCTGAGCTGCTATATGCTCACCGGCTCCTATGGCTGGCCCACCACCACCCTCACCGGCAGCGTGGAGCGGGATATGGTGCTCATCCCCGAGATCATCGGCGCCAAGATCGCCGTATCCGATCACCGCAGTTCCAATCCCCAGGGCGAGGACCTGATCGCACTGGCCACCGCGGTCCGCAGGGCCGGGCTGCTGGCCCCCTGCTGCGGCCTGCTGACCATGCACATGGGCAGCGGCAAAGGCCGTCTGGACCCTGTGTTCTACGCACTGGACCACTCGGATGTGCCCGCCAGGACCTTCCTGCCCACCCACATGAACTTCCGCGGCAAAGAATTGATGGACGACGGCGTCCGTCTGGTAAAGATGGGCGGGAACATGGACTTCACCGCCGGCGGCACCATGGAGGAAAACGTCACCCTGGCCGGTCACATCCGCTACTGCCTGGAGCAGGGCATGCCCCTTTCCGGCCTCACCGTCTCCAGCGACGGCTACGGCAGCCAGCCTCGGTTCAATGAGAAGGGCGAGTGCGTCGGCCTGACCTACTCCACCCCCCATGGCCTCCACCAGCTGATCCAGGCCCTGGTACAGGAGGAGGTGCTGCCTCTGGAGGATGCTCTGGCCCTGGTAACCGCAAACCCCGCGCGTGTGCTGGACAAAGCCGGCATCAAAGGTGCCGTGGCTCCCGGAGCCGACGCGGATTTCGTAATCTACGGCCAGGATTTCTCCGTGGAGAGCGTGGTGGCCAAGGGAGAGCGGGCCGTCTGGAAAGGACAGCACTTAATCCGCGGCCGGTTTGAGGTGTAA
- a CDS encoding acetyl-CoA C-acetyltransferase — MKDLYVVNCCRTAIGSFGGALKNTPAADLGAIVVKEALNRAGVSPEQVDEVMFGCILTAAQGQNVARQVAIKAGVPYSVPAYTVGMVCGSGMKSVIEGARSILAGDSDVVVCGGTENMSAAPFASMDARWGARMGDKKLVDTMIKDGLWDAYNNYHMGTTAENICDIWGITRQELDEFAASSQQKTEAAQKSGRFDDEIVPVPVKVKKEMVDFKVDEFPRAGVTAEGIAKLKGAFPIGPESPNPQVVHTFEPTGFQESGDKGTQRVTAANASGINDGAAAIVLASGEAVKKYGLKPMAKLIGWGQGGVDPKIMGVGPVPASRQAMAKAGVTIEDIDLVEANEAFAAQSVAVARELHFDMSKVNVNGGAISLGHPVGASGARIIVTLLHEMQKRPEAKKGLATLCIGGGMGVATIFEKC; from the coding sequence ATGAAAGATCTGTATGTTGTCAACTGCTGCAGAACCGCAATTGGTTCCTTTGGCGGCGCATTGAAGAACACCCCTGCCGCCGACCTGGGCGCCATTGTGGTGAAGGAAGCCCTGAACCGCGCCGGCGTCAGCCCCGAGCAGGTGGACGAGGTGATGTTCGGCTGCATCCTGACTGCCGCCCAGGGACAGAACGTGGCCCGTCAGGTGGCCATCAAGGCCGGCGTCCCCTACAGCGTTCCCGCCTACACGGTGGGCATGGTCTGCGGCTCCGGCATGAAGTCCGTCATCGAGGGTGCCCGCTCCATCCTGGCCGGCGACTCCGACGTGGTGGTCTGCGGCGGTACCGAGAACATGAGCGCCGCTCCCTTTGCCTCCATGGACGCCCGCTGGGGCGCCCGCATGGGTGACAAGAAGCTGGTGGACACCATGATCAAGGACGGCCTGTGGGACGCTTACAACAACTATCACATGGGCACCACCGCTGAGAACATCTGCGACATTTGGGGCATCACCCGCCAGGAGCTGGACGAGTTTGCCGCCTCCTCCCAGCAGAAGACCGAGGCCGCCCAGAAGTCCGGCCGGTTTGATGATGAGATCGTCCCCGTCCCCGTGAAGGTCAAGAAGGAGATGGTGGACTTCAAGGTGGATGAGTTCCCCCGCGCCGGCGTCACCGCCGAGGGCATTGCCAAGCTGAAGGGCGCTTTCCCCATCGGCCCCGAGTCCCCCAATCCCCAGGTGGTCCACACCTTTGAGCCCACCGGCTTCCAGGAGTCCGGCGACAAGGGAACCCAGCGCGTCACCGCCGCCAACGCCTCCGGCATCAACGACGGCGCCGCCGCCATTGTGCTGGCCTCCGGCGAGGCTGTGAAGAAGTACGGCCTGAAGCCCATGGCCAAGCTGATTGGCTGGGGCCAGGGCGGCGTGGATCCCAAGATCATGGGCGTGGGCCCCGTACCCGCCTCCCGTCAGGCCATGGCCAAGGCCGGCGTGACCATCGAGGACATCGACCTGGTAGAGGCCAACGAGGCCTTTGCGGCCCAGTCCGTTGCCGTGGCCCGCGAGCTGCACTTTGACATGAGCAAGGTCAACGTCAACGGCGGCGCCATCTCCCTGGGCCACCCTGTGGGCGCCTCCGGCGCACGCATCATTGTCACGCTGCTCCACGAGATGCAGAAGCGTCCCGAGGCCAAAAAGGGCCTGGCCACGCTGTGCATCGGCGGCGGCATGGGTGTTGCCACGATTTTTGAGAAGTGCTGA
- the lepB gene encoding signal peptidase I, producing MDEQKNEPVKKESTLHRLWKNYGYLVVTAAVVIVLFRVILALAYVPTGSMEPTLPTRSMFLGVRLPYIVGDPLPERGDIVMFRSEELDEVMVKRVIGLPGDTIAFDGGAVVRNGEKIKEEYLADGVQTYPAVDGAEFTVPEGCVFLLGDNRESSLDSRWWGNPYIPLSAIQARALVSLSLLPKNTWIGVRTLS from the coding sequence ATGGATGAACAAAAGAACGAACCCGTAAAGAAGGAGAGCACCCTGCACCGGCTGTGGAAAAACTACGGCTATTTGGTGGTGACTGCGGCTGTGGTCATCGTGCTGTTCCGGGTGATCCTGGCGCTGGCCTATGTGCCCACCGGCTCCATGGAGCCCACGCTGCCCACCCGCTCCATGTTCCTTGGCGTGCGGCTGCCCTATATCGTGGGCGATCCCCTGCCGGAGCGGGGGGACATTGTCATGTTCCGCAGCGAAGAGCTTGACGAGGTCATGGTCAAGCGGGTGATCGGCCTGCCCGGCGATACCATCGCCTTTGACGGCGGCGCCGTGGTGCGCAACGGAGAGAAGATCAAGGAGGAGTATCTTGCCGATGGGGTGCAGACCTATCCTGCGGTGGACGGGGCGGAATTCACCGTGCCGGAGGGCTGCGTCTTCCTCTTAGGCGACAACCGGGAGAGCTCCCTGGACAGCCGCTGGTGGGGCAACCCCTATATTCCTTTGTCTGCCATTCAGGCCAGGGCGCTGGTGAGCCTGTCCCTGCTGCCGAAGAATACCTGGATCGGCGTCCGGACGCTGTCTTAG